AACCACCCATAACGCCCGAGCAAGTCCGGCGCATGGAAGAGTCCCGTCTGCGAGCCAAAGCGCTCCGATTACAGCAGGAGGCAGCATCGAACAGACAAGGCCCTAGCAAAGCACAGCCATACCCCGTCGCTGGGCAAAAACGAGCACATGCAGCGATAGTGGACAGAAATGGTCCAGCCAACAGTAGAGATGCTCGCACTACCAACAAGCCCAACAGCAACAATGGTCTGGCCCAGTCCGCAGATACAGACATACGGCCAGCACGGAAGTTCCAGAAGTATGTGGAGTATGACTTCAGCAAGATGACAGACACGAAGGGTGGCTTCATGACGCATGAGGATGATCCGCATAACAAGACCTTGAACGCTCCAGATGCGGACGGCAAGCCTGCGCATATGTCCTTGAAAGAGTGGGAGACGCAGCAGCTACAACGACGGCTGCGGAACCAGCGAGCAGGACCGTACGAGCCAGGTCTGTCAGTGTTCAAGGAGAATGCAAAGAAGTGCCGGGAGTGCGGTAGCTTGGAGATCGACTGGCAGTGGGACGAAGTGTTCCACATACACGTCTGCAA
Above is a window of Fulvia fulva chromosome 6, complete sequence DNA encoding:
- a CDS encoding DNA repair protein RAD14; translated protein: MADTERPKTPPRPATTAKPPITPEQVRRMEESRLRAKALRLQQEAASNRQGPSKAQPYPVAGQKRAHAAIVDRNGPANSRDARTTNKPNSNNGLAQSADTDIRPARKFQKYVEYDFSKMTDTKGGFMTHEDDPHNKTLNAPDADGKPAHMSLKEWETQQLQRRLRNQRAGPYEPGLSVFKENAKKCRECGSLEIDWQWDEVFHIHVCNTDKEKYPEKYSLLTKTEAKEDYLLTDPELKDEQLLPHLEKPNPHKAHWNSMMLYLRCQIEEYAFSDKKWGSPEALDKEFEKRQKDAKDRKEKKFKNKLQELKKRTRVDAYKRARGGGGGEFGDVLGGGKHEHEWGRSVDDPETGMMKKRCNECGMEVEELELEL